In a single window of the Silurus meridionalis isolate SWU-2019-XX chromosome 8, ASM1480568v1, whole genome shotgun sequence genome:
- the asxl2 gene encoding putative Polycomb group protein ASXL2 isoform X4, with amino-acid sequence MHSMKVGDNCTKYRPANLQSQPSSPQSRCSSPSVSSSKLISSSQKHSKKALKQALKQQQQRNQRRQCAIPTASSPRLLLKSVKNMTDSAPSKTAWELKQTERCPASPQNSTSSSSSSVKADTCHTVASRKMSQRSSRLNARQLRRTKCEIDVETPDSILVNTNLRAIINKHTFSVLPSDCQQKLLNLLPEVDRQSCIDGMLRITSSALNNEFFTSAAQSWKERLAEGEFTPELRLRMRQEFEKEKKVEYWKEHFFENFYGEQSGLSLEESRELIEDENNSTPAKDSPQPGKTESRTEAQKPNHTDEVIHKELRSREVKTSVAISRPEPESSHADPGMESHSAFNKTSSDTKTASGTQEESTPPAEEVVEPLTSSVEEKVSKGKTNSPTSPQEPSCKGKDTIESESIKAEGVVSQVSEVTSEPLKRKLSSEQEVAEKKPRLADGTAPAPTEAPLPAGTSLTAQQKVPPLKIPVSRILSAPGALGQVSPRTPHPLTPPSIRPGCTGARTLADIKAKAKLAREQRAAAAAGANTAHRGSTSGPSSSGCTSTPSLVQSLSEEFSPASSRSQSVSPIKINSASPVPENTGVLSQTSLSSGATGQVDPSFVQSSSTNQFFSKENKSFLGSQGTQHASNPHVKEHGVVLSVGGMQISPSNMLPFSQKAQEGPSPGPSVIKTSFSIPANNPLVAQLLQGKEVPLEKILPKTPAKINAQHLTAVSQDKGNQAVRTSGMGLEKPVDTQDFSRSRMLHYSNRHGSCVDKLDKNTQEQVLHVLRHRSQQGRISQPSHLEPSLLGYPENSNDQPGFRLGLIGRKRVSKPAMTGHYLLNNSTYGRGSESSKRPHLANLKKENVDGEEKAGRQTSFKGHSSLSGVKVEQQGCRITRPDDPNCPQTNVESQSRSCLSNEEDGGTSTRTKEISPRLHLDISKQGNSGPHHSGDCKPQVTSFQSQRSQDGQETMTGTFYGGTISMSMPHSINHSVADSGASSTVTCGNENTSEGMMSFSVTVTAIPAGRLLDQGKRESSPEQAFIEASGMEDVQSKCYCRLKAMIMCKGCGAFCHDDCIGPSKLCVSCLVVR; translated from the exons CAGCCATCTTCCCCACAGTCTCGCTGCTCTTCTCCTTCAGTCTCCAGCAGCAAACTCATCTCCTCATCCcagaaacacagcaaaaaagCACTTAAGCAG GCTctaaaacagcagcagcagaggaATCAGCGCCGCCAGTGTGCGATCCCCACAGCCTCCAGCCCAAGACTTTTACTTAAATCTGTGAAAAATATGACTGATTCAGCACCCTCTAAAACTG CCTGGGAACTAAAACAGACCGAGCGTTGTCCTGCCAGTCCTCAGAACTCCACATCtagctcctcctcctctgtcAAAGCAGACACGTGCCACACTGTCGCTTCCAGGAAGATGTCTCAGCGTTCCAGTCGGCTCAATGCCC GCCAGTTGAGACGAACCAAGTGTGAGATTGACGTGGAGACGCCTGATTCCATCCTAGTCAACACTAATCTACGGGCCATaatcaataaacacacattttccgTGTTGCCCTCCGATTGTCAGCAGAAACTTCTGAATTTACTGCCAGAGGTTGACCGGCAG TCATGCATTGATGGAATGCTGAGAATAACTAGTTCTGCTTTGAACAACGAGTTTTTCACATCAGCTGCACAATCGTGGAAGGAAAGGCTAGCCGAAG GTGAATTCACGCCAGAGCTACGACTAAGAATGCGGCAAGAGTttgagaaggagaagaaagtgGAGTATTGGAAAGAGCACTTCTTTGAAAATTTCTACGGAGAGCA GTCTGGATTAAGCCTTGAGGAATCCAGAGAGCTGATAGAGGACGAAAACAATTCTACGCCAGCTAAAGACTCTCCCCAGCCTGGAAAAACAGAGTCTCGCACAGAAGCACAAAAGCCAAACCACACTGATGAAGTCATCCACAAGGAGCTGCGATCCAGAGAGGTGAAAACCTCAGTGGCAATAAGCCGTCCAGAACCAGAGTCCTCCCATGCTGACCCAGGCATGGAAAGTCATTCAGCTTTTAATAAGACGTCTTCCGACACGAAGACTGCATCTGGGACACAGGAGGAATCTACACCTCCTGCAGAAGAAGTGGTAGAACCATTAACATCAAGTGTAGAGGAAAAGGTGTCCAAGGGTAAAACGAATAGCCCAACATCTCCTCAAGAACCTAGCTGTAAAGGGAAGGATACCATAGAGAGTGAGTCAATAAAGGCTGAGGGAGTTGTGTCACAAGTGTCTGAAGTTACCAGTGAGCCACTAAAGCGAAAACTCTCCAGCGAACAAGAGGTAGCAGAGAAGAAACCACGGCTTGCAGATGGTACAGCTCCAGCGCCAACAGAAGCGCCACTGCCAGCAGGAACTTCATTAACTGCACAACAGAAAGTGCCCCCTCTCAAA ATCCCTGTGTCACGAATCCTGTCTGCCCCTGGAGCTTTAGGCCAAGTGTCTCCAAGGACCCCTCATCCTTTGACACCACCCAGTATCCGCCCAGGATGCACCGGTGCACGCACCTTAGCCGACATCAAAGCTAAAGCCAAACTAGCTCGGGAACAGCGAGCTGCGGCAGCTGCAGGAGCAAACACCGCACACAGAGGATCCACTTCAGGACCTAGCTCCTCTGGATGTACCTCCACACCCTCACTAGTCCAGTCTCTGTCAGAAGAGTTTTCACCAGCAAGCAGTAGAAGCCAATCTGTATCTCCAATAAAGATTAACTCTGCATCTCCTGTCCCTGAGAACACTGGAGTTCTCTCACAAACATCTCTTTCCTCAGGTGCTACTGGGCAGGTGGACCCTAGTTTTGTTCAAAGCTCCAGCACAAAccaatttttttctaaagaaaacAAGTCCTTTCTTGGTTCCCAGGGCACCCAGCATGCATCAAATCCTCATGTGAAGGAGCATGGTGTTGTCCTCTCTGTTGGTGGAATGCAGATATCGCCTTCAAATATGTTGCCATTCAGTCAGAAAGCACAAGAGGGACCTTCTCCAGGGCCTTCAGTGATCAAAACCAGCTTCTCAATTCCTGCCAATAATCCACTGGTCGCTCAGCTCCTTCAAGGTAAAGAAGTTCCCCTGGAGAAGATTCTTCCAAAAACACCTGCCAAGATAAATGCGCAGCATTTGACTGCTGTATCACAGGATAAAGGCAACCAGGCTGTTAGGACATCAGGGATGGGATTAGAGAAACCTGTAGACACACAGGATTTTAGCAGATCTAGAATGTTGCATTATTCAAACAGACATGGGAGCTGTGTGGACAAGTTGGACAAGAACACCCAGGAGCAGGTTCTCCATGTTCTAAGACACAGAAGTCAGCAAGGCCGAATCTCTCAGCCGTCCCATTTGGAGCCCAGTCTGCTCGGCTATCCAGAGAACTCTAATGACCAACCGGGGTTTCGACTAGGCCTCATTGGACGAAAAAGGGTGTCCAAACCTGCCATGACAGGACACTATTTACTAAATAATTCCACATATGGCAGAGGGTCTGAGAGCAGCAAACGACCTCATCTGGCCAACctaaagaaggaaaatgtaGACGGAGAAGAGAAAGCCGGTCGTCAGACTTCTTTCAAAGGGCATTCTAGCCTTTCTGGTGTTAAAGTTGAACAGCAAGGATGTCGCATCACAAGACCTGATGATCCGAACTGTCCTCAAACGAATGTAGAGTCTCAGTCACGGAGTTGTTTGTCCAATGAAGAAGATGGTGGCACTTCAACAAGAACCAAAGAAATATCACCACGATTGCACCTTGACATCAGTAAACAGGGTAACTCAGGGCCACATCATTCGGGTGACTGTAAGCCACAAGTAACATCCTTCCAATCACAGAGGTCACAGGATGGACAAGAAACGATGACGGGTACTTTCTATGGTGGCACTATCAGCATGTCAATGCCTCACTCAATAAATCATAGCGTTGCTGATTCTGGTGCCTCTTCTACAGTTACTTGCGGTAATGAGAACACCAGCGAGGGGATGATGTCATTTTCCGTGACTGTCACTGCTATACCTGCCGGTCGCCTTCTGGATCAGGGCAAGCGTGAGTCCTCACCTGAGCAGGCCTTTATAGAAGCTTCAGGAATGGAGGACGTCCAGTCAAAATGCTACTGTCGGCTAAAGGCCATGATCATGTGTAAAGGATGTGGGGCCTTCTGTCATGACGACTGCATTGGACCCTCCAAACTGTGTGTGTCCTGCTTGGTGGTACGATAA